A region from the Aegilops tauschii subsp. strangulata cultivar AL8/78 chromosome 5, Aet v6.0, whole genome shotgun sequence genome encodes:
- the LOC109786974 gene encoding uncharacterized protein, which yields MGACVSSSRRRRPQRLRCTYRRGKVLRNTPTIRASDVGTCAASGEVVHVETSAATRRKSDGSNVTFHLTQLQWHHSELDSENGSVVCQEEAWFDSVSILGSDSDEDFSSVNGDFPAMSGAGRTHLVQCEDASCIADCIQKFEKFFDSSCVAQAVEQYLTRDAHCMDKSSQSGVQEAERLKIASSETSDISGAKVEEAKTKNDGVKMLTKLRRGDEACNNLKSFKDGEKSHESIFKSLTPVCTPRHANKVQPLGVASPRGQKKKSGVVRLSFTRTSFDGEQTTEICSRRYLIRPRAGLLIPQASEKISEGCWSILEPSIFKLRGDSFFRDKKKAAAPGSSPYTPIGVDMFMSPRKIHHIAQHIELPSIRPSEKVPSLLIVNIQMPTYPTAIFLGDSDGEGINLVLYFKLNDNFEKDISPHFYESIKRLVSDEVEKVKGFPLDSTVPYRERLKILTGLVNPDDMNLSSAERKLVQAYNEKPVLSRPQHNFYVGPNYLEIDLDVHRFSFISRKGLEAFRERLKHGVIDLGLTIQAQKQEELPESVLCSVRLNRLDFVDHGQIPTLLPCDDD from the exons ATGGGTGCCTGCGTGTCTTCAAGCAGGAGGCGGAGACCGCAGAGATTGCGCTGCACATATCGCCGTGGAAAGGTTTTGAGAAACACGCCTACCATACGCGCCAGTGATGTGGGGACCTGTGCTGCTTCTGGAGAAGTTGTCCATGTGGAGACTTCCGCGGCCACTCGCAGGAAATCTGATGGCTCGAATGTGACATTCCACCTTACACAGCTGCAGTGGCATCATAGCGAGCTAGACTCGGAAAATGGAAGCG TTGTATGTCAGGAAGAAGCATGGTTCGATTCTGTCAGCATTTTGGGTTCTGATTCTGATGAAGACTTCAGCAGTGTCAACGGAG ACTTTCCTGCCATGTCGGGCGCTGGAAGGACACACTTAGTGCAGTGTGAAGATGCTTCATGTATTGCTGATTGCATCCAGAAGTTCGAGAAGTTTTTTGACAGTTCATGTGTTGCTCAAGCTGTTGAACAGTACCTAACAAGAGATGCACACTGTATGGATAAATCAAGCCAATCCGGTGTTCAGGAAGCAGAGAGGCTTAAAATTGCAAGTTCGGAAACATCTGATATCTCTGGTGCAAAGGTGGAGGAAGCAAAGACAAAAAATGATGGCGTAAAAATGCTGACAAAACTTCGAAGAGGTGACGAGGCATGCAATAATTTGAAGTCTTTCAAAGATGGAGAAAAATCTCATGAAAGTATCTTCAAAAGTTTGACACCAGTGTGCACGCCTCGTCATGCTAATAAGGTTCAGCCGTTGGGAGTGGCGAGCCCACGGGGCCAAAAGAAGAAGTCAGGAGTTGTCAGGCTctctttcacgaggacatctttTGATGGGGAGCAAACTACTGAAATAT GCTCTAGGAGGTACTTGATTCGTCCAAGAGCCGGGCTATTGATTCCTCAAGCGAGCGAGAAAATATCAGAAGGTTGTTGGTCCATTCTTGAGCCTTCGATCTTCAAGCTACGCGGAGACAGCTTTTTCAG AGACAAAAAGAAGGCAGCTGCCCCAGGAAGTTCTCCATATACTCCAATCGGCGTGGACATGTTCATGTCACCAAGGAAAATACATCACATTGCCCAGCATATTGAGCTACCATCTATAAGGCCAAGTGAGAAAGTTCCTTCTTTACTTATCGTAAATATTCAG ATGCCTACATATCCGACTGCTATCTTCCTTGGTGACAGCGACGGGGAAGGGATTAACCTAGTGTTGTATTTCAAACTGAACGACAACTTTGAGAAAGACATTTCTCCTCACTTCTATGAGAGTATCAAG AGACTTGTAAGCGATGAGGTAGAAAAGGTCAAAGGGTTTCCATTAGACTCAACTGTTCCTTACAGGGAAAGATTGAAAATATTGACTGGGTTGGTTAACCCAGATGATATGAATCTGAGTTCTGCGGAGAGGAAACTTGTGCAGGCTTATAATGAAAAGCCAGTTCTGTCACGGCCTCAACACAACTTCTATGTG GGACCAAATTACTTGGAGATAGACCTAGATGTGCACCGGTTTAGCTTCATATCGAGGAAAGGGCTCGAAGCTTTCCGGGAACGGCTGAAACATGGTGTAATCGATCTGGGTCTGACTATACAG GCCCAGAAGCAGGAAGAACTCCCTGAGAGTGTCCTGTGCAGTGTAAGGCTAAACCGGCTTGATTTCGTCGATCATGGACAAATACCAACACTCCTTCCTTGCGACGACGACTGA